A single Primulina eburnea isolate SZY01 chromosome 11, ASM2296580v1, whole genome shotgun sequence DNA region contains:
- the LOC140806373 gene encoding uncharacterized protein: MVLGLRTNTRKGPSAQLDYIIHIKEVKPWPPSQSLRNLRGVLIQWENGDRNSGLTNQVVPSLDTGGDVGDGRIEFNESFKLHFSLLRDMSVKGGDGETFQKNCIEFNLYEPRRDKTVKGQLLGTAVLDLADYGIVKESFSVSVPINCKRTYRNTAQPLLFLKIQPFEKSRTSSSSKDSLMREASMDRNNFECVSTLMREEYAEEAEVSSYNTDDDVSSHSSQAITSSAAESNGSLSPQHKENMAIAENGSAGEANNGHAPDHFVEKLDEKKMTESNVNLTGDSSGSSSMDLSSDLAWISRKIVSRSLQPLTAEGKGKEQSSNIEDEEHESGCAIILENPVDGGRDEAKQPSSDEGIFTCPIAQEKIADLDNRTNNTWDSSLNLSHDDADASFSLKEDMLEGERTNSSQNGSADNDTGENNQDYADKNTVDEEGQQIEDRPLAGSSPVDVQKQVILFENGQVYGSEESTAFVSDLSTSDKSKQVKSVRSSPESNRRNGSVRSSEHKDNRLYTIETKNLLSDSVVQHLENRIKNLEGELREAAAIEISLYSVVAEHGSSTTKVHAPARRLSRLYFHARRQNPNSRRGSAAKSIVSGLVLVTKACGNDVPRLTFWLSNSIVLRVIMSKSLGASQLPVSIRPVTETLGDRNGKKKTSPLKWDSFPIKGMRSAAEGSVGDWENPLSFAAALEKVEMWIFSRIIESIWWQTFTPHMQSGAAKSIYRSKDSDSSKLHLTTASSSEQQQGNFSLELWKKAFRDACERICPVRAGGHDCGCLPLLSRLIMEQLIARLDVAMLNAILRESADEIPTDPVADPISDADVLPIPAGKASFGAGAQLKNAIGHWSRWLTDLFGIDDDELPENESGSETADDDEQRSSDTTSKPFHLLNALSDLMMLPKDMLLSQTIRKEVCPTFGPPLIRRVVNCFIPDEFCPDPIPGVVLEALNSWDSFDAEEDSIMTFPCAAAPVVYEPPSASSIAGFSGESDGHSLLTRNGSSLLKKSQTSDDELDELDSPLKSVHLDFSQSSSSSVKPTWISNKNGSLNAVRYRLLRDIWINSE; encoded by the exons ATGGTTCTAGGTCTTAGGACCAATACCAGGAAAGGCCCTTCGGCTCAGCTTGATTATATAATCCACATCAAGGAGGTTAAGCCCTGGCCCCCATCTCAGTCACTGAGAAATCTTCGTGGTGTCCTGATCCAATGGGAGAATGGTGATAGGAATTCTGGCTTAACCAATCAAGTCGTCCCTTCGCTTGATACTGGGGGCGATGTTGGTGATGGAAGGATTGAATTCAATGAATCTTTTAAGCTTCATTTTTCGCTGTTGCGTGATATGTCTGTCAAAGGAGGGGACGGGGAAACGTTCCAGAAGAATTGCATCGAGTTCAATCTTTATGAACCAAGGAGGGACAAGACGGTGAAAGGTCAGCTACTGGGAACGGCTGTTTTGGACTTGGCAGATTATGGTATTGTTAAAGAGAGTTTTAGTGTTAGTGTTCCCATTAACTGTAAACGGACATATAGGAACACCGCACAGCCACTTCTTTTCCTTAAAATCCAGCCATTTGAGAAGAGCCGTACGAGCTCCTCTTCGAAAGACAGCTTGATGAGAGAAGCTTCAATGGACAGAAATAATTTTGAATGTGTTTCTACGTTAATGAGGGAAGAATATGCAGAAGAAGCCGAGGTTTCGTCATATAATACTGATGATGATGTTTCTTCGCACTCGTCTCAGGCCATTACTTCTTCAGCAGCTGAATCTAATGGGAGTTTATCACCTCAACATAAAGAG AACATGGCAATTGCTGAGAATGGTAGTGCTGGAGAGGCAAACAATGGCCATGCCCCTGATCATTTTGTTGAGAAATTAGATGAGAAGAAAATGACTGAATCTAATGTGAATTTAACCGGAGATTCATCCGGTTCATCTTCGATGGATTTATCTTCTGATCTTGCTTGGATTTCAAGAAAAATTGTTTCCCGAAGTTTGCAGCCATTAACTGCAGAAGGAAAGGGGAAAGAACAGAGTTCCAACATAGAGGATGAAGAACATGAAAGTGGATGCGCCATTATTCTGGAAAATCCTGTGGATGGTGGGAGGGATGAGGCGAAACAGCCAAGTTCTGATGAAGGCATTTTTACCTGTCCTATTGCCCAAGAAAAAATTGCAGACTTAGATAACAGAACCAATAATACATGGGATTCTTCTCTTAACCTCAGCCACGATGATGCGGATGCTTCATTTTCACTAAAAGAAGATATGCTTGAGGGTGAAAGGACTAACTCTTCCCAAAATGGTTCCGCAGACAATGATACTGGAGAAAATAATCAAGATTATGCCGACAAAAACACTGTGGATGAAGAAGGGCAGCAAATTGAGGATAGACCGTTGGCTGGCTCTTCTCCAGTTGACGTCCAGAAGCAAGTAATATTGTTTGAAAATGGTCAGGTTTATGGCTCCGAGGAAAGTACTGCTTTTGTTAGTGATTTGTCAACCAGTGATAAGTCAAAGCAAGTAAAATCAGTTCGATCATCACCTGAATCAAACAGGAGAAATGGATCGGTCCGAAGCAGTGAGCATAAAGACAATAGGTTGTACACAATAGAAACAAAAAACCTGCTTTCAGATAGTGTAGTACAGCATTTGGAGAACAGAATTAAAAATCTAGAAGGTGAGTTGAGGGAGGCTGCTGCTATTGAGATTAGCCTTTACTCTGTTGTTGCAGAACATGGAAGCTCCACGACTAAAGTCCATGCACCAGCTCGACGCCTGTCAAGGCTCTATTTTCATGCTCGCAGACAGAATCCAAATTCGAGGAGAGGGAGTGCTGCCAAAAGTATTGTATCTGGATTAGTGTTAGTTACAAAAGCATGTGGAAATGATGTTCCGAG ATTAACTTTCTGGCTTTCAAATTCAATTGTACTTAGAGTGATAATGAGCAAGTCTCTTGGGGCCAGTCAGCTACCTGTTTCTATTAGACCTGTCACTGAAACATTGGGGGACCGGAACGGAAAGAAGAAAACATCGCCACTTAAATGGGATTCCTTTCCCATCAAGGGTATGAGAAGCGCTGCAGAGGGAAGTGTTGGTGACTGGGAGAACCCTCTATCATTTGCCGCTGCATTAGAAAAGGTTGAAATGTGGATATTTTCCCGGATCATTGAGTCCATATGGTGGCAG ACTTTTACTCCTCACATGCAGTCTGGTGCTGCCAAATCAATTTATAGAAGTAAGGATTCTGACTCTAGCAAGTTACACCTAACAACAGCTAGTTCAAGTGAGCAGCAACAGGGAAATTTTTCTTTGGAACTCTGGAAAAAGGCTTTCAGAGATGCATGTGAAAGGATATGTCCTGTACGAGCTGGAGGACATGATTGTGGATGTTTGCCCCTTCTTTCTAGGCTG ATAATGGAGCAATTGATCGCCCGATTAGATGTCGCTATGCTCAATGCAATCCTTCGAGAATCAGCTGATGAAATCCCAACAGATCCTGTGGCTGACCCCATTAGTGATGCTGACGTGCTTCCTATTCCAGCGGGGAAAGCTAGCTTTGGTGCTGGTGCACAACTGAAAAATGCG ATTGGACATTGGTCTAGATGGCTTACAGATCTCTTTGGCATTGATGATGATGAATTGCCTGAAAACGAGAGTGGCTCAGAAACTGCTGATGATGATGAGCAAAGATCATCTGATACGACATCGAAGCCTTTCCATCTTCTCAATGCACTAAGTGATCTTATGATGCTTCCAAAGGATATGCTATTGAGTCAAACAATTAGAAAAGAG GTTTGTCCAACATTTGGTCCTCCGCTAATAAGAAGGGTTGTCAACTGTTTCATCCCTGATGAGTTTTGTCCTGACCCGATTCCTGGAGTTGTGCTTGAGGCCTTGAATTCCTGG GATTCTTTTGATGCCGAGGAAGATTCCATTATGACCTTCCCATGTGCTGCAGCACCAGTTGTGTATGAGCCACCATCAGCTTCTTCTATTGCCGGCTTCTCAGGTGAAAGTGATGGCCATTCTTTGCTGACACGAAATGGATCCTCGCTACTCAAGAAATCTCAGACGAGCGATGATGAGCTTGATGAATTAGATTCACCGTTGAAATCTGTCCACCTTGACTTCTCCCAGTCATCTTCATCTTCTGTAAAGCCTACTTGGATATCAAACAAGAATGGAAGCCTAAATGCCGTAAGATATCGACTTCTTCGGGACATATGGATCAACAGTGAGTAA